A window of the Fulvia fulva chromosome 3, complete sequence genome harbors these coding sequences:
- a CDS encoding Cyclin-dependent kinases regulatory subunit has translation MDIDYTRRNKKPRLLTDSERDKLDEFIDSIHYSSRYNDDHFEYRHVQLPKQMLKAIPKDYFDGARGTLKLLWEDEWRGLGITQSLGWEHYEVHEPEPHILLFKRPINFQPGAQ, from the exons ATGGATATCGACTACACACGACGCAACAAGAAGCCTAGGCTTTTGACTGATTCGGAGAGGGACAAGCTGGACGAGTTCATTGATTCGATACATTATTCGAGCAG GTACAACGACGATCACTTCGAGTACCGGCACGTGCAGTTGCCCAAGCAGATGCTCAAGGCGATACCCAAAGATTACTTCGACGGAGCACGCGGCACACTAAAGCTGCTGTGGGAAGACGAATGGAGAGGACTTGGCATTACACAG AGCTTGGGATGGGAGCATTACGAGGTCCACGAGCCTGAGCCACACATACTTCTCTTCAA ACGACCGATCAACTTCCAGCCCGGCGCGCAATAG
- a CDS encoding MOB-like protein phocein: MSAQSPSSSPRLPSPPPIAEDQIGPMSPGVSLFEDHGKLPGGSNLDTGAARRIRPGTRSADMAEGPPLVELQEIDSAFQLTEHLKALYYHHTHPPESNEVRAITKELAQQLAEPPTNTTGAIWLYELGRFLVQKSNAFIVALFADSPPCSLQTCPEMRASEWQYLCAVHDPPKSCSAIDYCCHTLDWAAGSLTSSKMFPSRLGLGSGGAGGTDKFLNQQMKEITNIFRRVYRIYAHAWFQHRDMFWKIEGRTGLYIFFKTVCDRYNLIQPENYTIPAEAEGLEPAESTEQQETEARPRPTSILPRPGELGEEKGFEQEPAGNTQLSSGGTTKYHARQPSDMSVTNPIQEEAEEEDDQGDAKPNPDRSSTILHDSEHKPHEKVVEVKDELHAAESEFPEEPQPQSSLSRSDTVKPEKQAVKEVEREREEEEAAADSTVILHDSTEATKPRSDEPEIKVEAVEPAESPAASEEEAGKSVED, from the exons ATGTCCGCACAATCGCCGTCGTCCTCACCACGACTTCCCTCACCTCCGCCCATAGCTGAAGACCAAATCGGGCCAATGTCGCCTGGCGTGTCACTCTTCGAGGACCACGGCAAACTCCCGGGAGGCAGCAACCTCGACACCGGAGCAGCAAGACGTATTAGACCAGGCACGAGGTCAGCAGACATGGCAGAAGGACCCCCCCTGGTAGAGCTTCAAGAG ATCGATTCGGCATTCCAACTCACAGAGCATCTGAAAGCTCTATATTACCACCACACACATCCACCAGAGTCCAACGAAGTCAGAGCCATCACCAAAGAGCTAGCACAACAACTCGCTGAACCACCAACCAATACCACCGGAGCGATATGGTTATACGAGCTCGGCCGCTTCCTTGTACAGAAAAGCAACGCCTTCATCGTCGCCTTGTTCGCAGACAGCCCGCCCTGCAGCTTGCAGACATGTCCGGAGATGCGGGCCAGTGAGTGGCAGTACCTCTGTGCAGTCCACGATCCTCCTAAGAGCTGTTCTGCTATTGATTACTGCTGCCACACCCTAGACTGGGCAGCCGGGTCGTTGACGAGCAGCAAGATGTTTCCCTCTCGTCTGGGCTTGGGAAGTGGTGGTGCTGGCGGTACCGACAAGTTCTTGAACCAGCAGATGAAGGAGATCACAAACATATTCCGCCGCGTATATCGCATCTACGCCCACGCCTGGTTTCAGCATCGAGACATGTTCTGGAAGATCGAAGGCAGAACAGGACTATACATCTTCTTCAAGACCGTGTGCGATCGATACAATCTGATTCAACCAGAGAACTACACAATTCCCGCAGAAGCAGAAGGTCTCGAGCCGGCAGAGTCTACCGAGCAACAAGAGACGGAAGCCAGACCTCGCCCGACTTCGATCCTACCAAGGCCAGGCGAGCTGGGTGAAGAGAAGGGCTTCGAACAAGAGCCAGCAGGCAATACCCAACTCTCCTCGGGAGGCACCACGAAGTATCATGCACGCCAGCCGAGCGATATGTCGGTAACCAACCCAATCCAAGAAGaggccgaggaagaggaTGACCAGGGTGATGCAAAGCCCAATCCAGATCGATCATCGACAATCCTACATGATTCGGAACACAAGCCTCACGAGAAAGTAGTCGAGGTGAAGGATGAATTGCACGCGGCGGAGTCCGAATTCCCGGAAGAGCCACAACCGCAGTCAAGCCTGAGCCGGAGTGACACCGTCAAGCCGGAGAAGCAGGCCGTGAAAGAGGTAGAGCGGGAGCGAGAGGAAGAGGAAGCGGCGGCCGACAGCACAGTCATCTTGCACGATAGCACGGAGGCAACGAAGCCAAGAAGTGATGAGCCCGAGATCAAGGTTGAGGCCGTCGAGCCAGCCGAGTCGCCTGCAGCGAGTGAGGAGGAAGCTGGAAAGAGTGTCGAGGACTGA
- a CDS encoding Dihydroxyacetone kinase 1, with protein sequence MKRFQSSQRTVLMITTTEMNVIVSGLGSKKNMQRMRSRYDRTQHPDCTYGYTFPHSNCIIRASIPIMCTVYPSASLQLDGLRRHGEHTVRERMTSSSAILSQTELTMIGSPNGASRSSASKTSFNSSFQPFVLEAPLIEHYYSHIRAVVVDNRRKSERAFPQHIAVHFLFSYSAHCPSKQFTNQLLLTVLYPRSTILTTDPPEPSHKPSALIVTMATETQTHPPPPPAKETFHFINDPSDAINEALIGLTHLKPNLSYNKEYKIIYRNDLCSFSKSHVTTIGFAGGGHEPMFGGFVGPNYLSAYVSGNIFASPTAAQIFEAIKMCQPPEGPEGRGTLIVCGNYTGDILNAGLAITRAQAAGYRVYFKAVGDDVAVGRKKGGKVGRRGLSGHLVALKSACALAERGEGLGRVSEVMEYVAGNVGTIGVAFDRVALPNATLTDLQSLPPATIELGMGAHGEPGLQQISPIPSADALVSQMLDLLLDISDSDRAFIPFSQATNPISDNEIVLLLNSLGSTSDEVLARFAEIAKQELEKRGFVVRRLTLGPLVTSLKMSGFGITVWRLPPDSDEVMDRKLALDLWDSKVDVYAWRQ encoded by the exons ATGAAGAGATTCCAGAGCTCACAGCGAACAGTGCTGATGATAACGACGACAGAGATGAATGTAATCGTATCAGGGCTGGGAAGCAAGAAGAACATGCAGCGGATGAGATCAAGATATGACAGAACTCAGCACCCTGACTGCACTTATGGATATACATTTCCACATTCGAATTGTATCATCAGGGCTTCCATCCCGATCATGTGCACAGTCTATCCATCAGCCTCTCTTCAGCTTGACGGTCTTCGTCGACATGGGGAGCACACGGTCAGAGAACGAATGACAAGTTCCTCAGCCATTTTGTCACAGACAGAGTTGACAATGATCGGCAGTCCAAATGGGGCAAGCCGCTCAAGCGCTTCGAAAACCAGCTTCAACTCCTCTTTCCAGCCCTTCGTTCTGGAGGCGCCCCTCATCGAGCACTACTATAGCCACATCAGAGCTGTCGTCGTAGACAATCGGCGTAAGTCCGAACGAGCGTTTCCTCAGCACATTGCCGTCCATTTCCTCTTCTCTTACTCTGCTCACTGCCCTTCAAAACAATTCACGAACCAGCTGCTTCTGACAGTGTTATACCCTCGTTCTACTATACTAACAACAGATCCACCCGAACCATCCCACAAGCCATCCGCACTCATCGTCACCATGGCCACCGAAACGCAAACCCACCCACCCCCTCCCCCGGCCAAAGAAACCTTCCACTTCATAAACGACCCCTCCGACGCCATAAACGAAGCCCTCATAGGCCTAACCCACCTCAAACCCAACCTCTCCTACAACAAAGAATACAAGATAATCTACCGCAACGATCTCTGCTCCTTTAGCAAATCCCACGTCACAACCATCGGCTTCGCCGGCGGCGGCCACGAACCCATGTTCGGCGGCTTCGTAGGCCCCAACTACCTCTCCGCCTACGTCTCCGGCAACATCTTCGCCTCTCCCACCGCCGCGCAAATCTTTGAGGCGATTAAGATGTGCCAGCCTCCCGAGGGACCAGAGGGTCGTGGAACGTTGATAGTGTGTGGAAATTATACCGGCGATATTCTTAATGCGGGACTGGCGATTACGAGAGCGCAGGCAGCGGGGTATAGGGTATATTTCAAGGCTGTGGGTGATGATGTAGCGGTGGGGAGGAAGAAGGGAGGGAAAGTGGGGAGGCGGGGGTTGAGTGGACATCTTGTTGCTCTGAAGAGTGCGTGTGCGCTTGCGGAGAGGGGGGAGGGGTTGGGGAGAGTTAGTGAGGTGATGGAGTATGTTGCTGGGAATGTTGGGACTATTGGCGTGGCGTTTGATAG AGTGGCTTTGCCTAATGCTACGTTGACGGACTTGCAGAGTCTCCCGCCTGCGACGATTGAGTTGGGTATGGGCGCGCATGGCGAGCCTGGGTTGCAGCAGATCTCGCCCATTCCTTCGGCGGACGCTTTGGTTTCCCAGATGCTGGACTTGTTGCTTGACATATCTGACAGCGACCGGGCGTTTATACCGTTTTCTCAGGCAACGAATCCAATTAGCGACAACGAGATTGTGCTCCTTCTGAACTCGCTGGGAAGCACATCGGATGAGGTCCTTGCACGCTTCGCGGAGATCGCTAAACAAGAACTTGAGAAGCGAGGATTTGTGGTCCGCAGGCTCACGCTCGGTCCATTGGTAACGAGCTTGAAGATGAGTGGCTTTGGCATAACAGTTTGGCGACTACCTCCGGATAGTGACGAGGTTATGGACAGGAAGCTCGCGCTTGACTTATGGGACTCTAAAGTTGACGTCTATGCTTGGAGACAGTAG
- a CDS encoding DNA-binding protein creA, whose translation MLSNLLNPEEQQVPSATAATPQPPNIASTSNGSTPPSQSAPQSQSASPTPMAGSAMTMPAVGAMQNQDEHRPDLPRPYKCPLCDKAFHRLEHQTRHIRTHTGEKPHACQFPGCTKRFSRSDELTRHSRIHNNPNSRRGNKQHVAAAAAAAVQAGMYDNAALQQQIQQMTQLNHVNQMNQMNQLSQMNHMGHLNQLSQLNQPSPHHMNGSHMNGIMPPPPQQHLQQLQQLQQQQQQAQQQQQQQQQQQQQQQQQQQQQAQQQQPPPHPQPQPQPQPQTTQSAPTSQLSSPNVSPPHSYATYASTPGSYMTRNVSGDISPAAGNAYGHRPMDINLLATAASQVERENSQLPNQHLSLPTRNTYSTHPYHHPYHTGRMPSLSSYHYSSNPTSQPMSRSHSHEDDERPTKKSRPGSPQSTAPPSPSFSHASASPTPDHTPLATPSHSPRLRPQFYHNGVQLPTLHHLSLAHQPPPALAPVEPSADGQQPYVPMQHSGLRISEIMEAGDGAQRKLPVPMIAPPKDQSYTVKGLANPGSGPSSGSNSARASEAGNDLQERM comes from the coding sequence ATGCTCTCCAATCTTCTCAACCCAGAAGAACAACAAGTTCCCTCCGCCACCGCTGCTACTCCACAGCCGCCGAACATCGCGTCGACTTCCAACGGATCCACGCCGCCCTCGCAGTCAGCACCGCAGTCTCAATCAGCATCGCCCACACCTATGGCGGGCTCCGCCATGACCATGCCGGCCGTGGGCGCAATGCAGAACCAAGACGAACATCGTCCTGATCTGCCTCGTCCTTACAAATGTCCGCTCTGCGATAAGGCCTTCCATCGTCTCGAGCACCAAACTCGCCACATTCGTACCCACACTGGAGAGAAGCCGCATGCTTGCCAATTCCCCGGTTGCACGAAACGATTCAGCAGGTCCGACGAGTTGACTCGCCATTCGCGCATACACAACAACCCCAACTCACGCCGAGGAAACAAGCAGCATgtcgccgccgccgccgccgctgCAGTACAGGCCGGCATGTACGACAACGCCGCCCTACAGCAGCAGATTCAACAAATGACCCAGCTCAACCATGTCAACCAAATGAACCAGATGAATCAACTGAGCCAGATGAACCATATGGGCCACCTCAACCAGCTCAGTCAACTTAACCAGCCAAGTCCGCACCACATGAACGGTAGCCACATGAACGGAATCATGCCTCCTCCACCACAACAACATCTCCAGCAACTTCAGCAGTtacagcagcagcagcagcaagcgcaacaacaacaacaacaacaacaacaacaacagcAACAACAGCAACAACAACAGCAACAGCAGGCGCAGCAGCAGCAACCACCTCCGCATCCACAACCTCAGCCTCAGCCTCAGCCGCAAACCACTCAGTCTGCCCCTACGTCGCAACTGAGCTCGCCGAACGTCTCGCCTCCACACTCTTACGCAACCTACGCGAGCACACCTGGCTCATACATGACACGTAACGTCAGTGGAGATATCAGTCCGGCTGCTGGAAACGCCTACGGACATCGACCGATGGACATCAATTTACTTGCAACCGCGGCTTCCCAAGTGGAGCGCGAGAACAGCCAGCTTCCCAACCAACACCTGTCGCTCCCAACAAGAAACACGTATTCGACGCATCCTTACCATCACCCGTACCACACTGGTCGCATGCCGTCGCTCTCATCTTACCACTATTCGTCGAACCCGACTTCGCAGCCCATGTCTCGTTCACACTCACACGAAGACGACGAACGCCCTACGAAGAAGTCGAGGCCTGGAAGCCCACAGTCGACCGCACCACCGTCTCCCTCGTTCTCTCACGCGTCGGCTTCCCCCACTCCAGACCACACACCACTGGCAACGCCCTCTCATTCCCCACGCCTACGACCGCAATTCTACCACAATGGCGTGCAGCTTCCAACATTACACCACCTCTCTTTGGCACATCAGCCACCGCCTGCTTTGGCACCGGTCGAGCCTTCTGCAGATGGTCAACAGCCATATGTACCGATGCAGCACAGCGGTCTGAGGATCAGCGAAATCATGGAAGCCGGCGATGGCGCGCAACGCAAGCTTCCTGTGCCCATGATCGCGCCTCCGAAAGATCAGAGCTACACAGTGAAGGGACTTGCGAATCCTGGAAGCGGACCCAGCAGTGGCTCGAATAGTGCGAGAGCAAGCGAGGCCGGCAACGATCTACAAGAACGCATGTAG
- a CDS encoding Alpha-mannosidase: protein MGGEHNSIMASASPAYPQLAQRPKGKLIHDIYRSRLGQFTDNGQYREQGLLAKLYRGRVSGDEHVKLSVWHAPDLTRPTFKEATSQDNEYKKTKKGESFGPSWSTHWFKVQFTVPQEWSNNSLIELHWDCSNEGMVWTEDGKPLQGLTGNGERIEWIVPQSYRDGKEQTIYIEAACNGMFGNAPGGDSIQPPNPDKYFQLQQADLVSVNEDARALYYDFWIIGDAAREFPTDSWEEHLALQVCNEIMDCFVAGGGSDDCLKECRKIAQKYIGEKVDSADVYDLEKDKEVLVSGIGHCHIDTCWLWPWAETKRKIARSWSNQCDLLDRYKEHRFCASQAQQYKWLETFYPYAFDRVKDHIKKGNFQPIGGSWVEHDTNLPSGESLVRQFVYGQRYFESRFGERCRTFWLPDTFGYSSQLPQLCRLAGMNRFFTQKLSWNNINNFPHTTFNWVSLDGSQVICHMAPSETYTAEAHFGDVKRSVTQHKSMDQDPTSLLVFGKGDGGGGPTWGHIEKLRRCRGMSDQVGKLPRVHMGWSVEDFFDRLEKNAANGTTEFVTWYGELYFELHRGTYTTQANNKRNNRTSEIMLHDIEYLATLATIGGDKDYKYPKKEIDLMWENVLLCQFHDCLPGSSIEMCYDDSDECYAKVFETGKKVLKETLDALGFKDSNSAKPVALNTLGWKRHEIVMHQTVSGLTHSAEVIGQPEAERSAPADFLQVASVNELEDGSLLLENSKLQVKVADGVITSLYDKEARRETIPKGGKSNQLVIFDDKPLYWQAWDVEVFHLNSRKELKPSHATQITENSPFRVAVSTLTKISDKSWIKTTVALSAITDDNQTSYVETEAEVEWHETMKFLKVEFPTTVKNTEASYETQFGIVKRPTHYNTTWDMAKFEVCCHKWADLSENGYGISVLNDSKYGFATVGNLMRLSLLRAPKAPDAHADMGRHKIKWAILPHAGPLNETTVRAGFNFNNPMRVHRHPDPSSISTLLSAFKFTSDSNPSLILDTVKRGEDDEDASNGDMPPKKGRHVILRVYDSLGGTSRGTINLGPVKVSRAWKTNLLEDEVEEVHLGEKGLEVELRAFEVATYKLKLA from the coding sequence ATGGGAGGAGAACACAACAGCATCATGGCATCTGCTTCTCCCGCGTATCCGCAGCTGGCCCAGAGACCCAAGGGCAAGCTCATACACGACATATACAGAAGTCGTCTTGGACAGTTCACCGACAACGGGCAGTACAGAGAGCAAGGCTTGTTGGCGAAGCTCTACCGTGGCCGTGTGTCGGGTGACGAACATGTAAAGCTGTCTGTGTGGCATGCTCCGGATCTCACTCGACCGACGTTCAAGGAAGCGACGAGTCAAGACAATGAATACAAGAAGACGAAGAAAGGCGAGTCATTCGGTCCCAGTTGGAGCACACATTGGTTCAAGGTTCAGTTCACAGTGCCTCAGGAATGGAGCAACAACTCGTTGATCGAGCTGCACTGGGACTGCAGCAATGAGGGCATGGTGTGGACTGAAGACGGGAAGCCATTGCAAGGCTTGACGGGTAACGGCGAGAGGATAGAATGGATTGTCCCGCAGTCCTACAGAGATGGCAAGGAACAGACGATCTATATCGAAGCAGCATGCAACGGCATGTTTGGCAATGCACCTGGCGGCGACTCGATTCAGCCTCCCAACCCGGACAAGTACTTCCAGCTTCAGCAGGCCGATCTTGTGAGTGTCAACGAAGATGCACGAGCACTCTACTACGACTTCTGGATCATCGGTGATGCTGCTCGCGAGTTTCCTACAGACAGCTGGGAAGAGCATTTGGCATTGCAAGTTTGCAACGAGATCATGGATTGCTTTGTCGCAGGAGGAGGGTCCGACGACTGCCTCAAGGAGTGCAGGAAGATTGCACAAAAATACATCGGAGAAAAAGTGGACTCGGCCGATGTGTACGACCTTGAGAAGGACAAGGAAGTCCTCGTGAGTGGCATTGGTCACTGCCACATCGATACGTGCTGGCTATGGCCTTGGGCAGAGACAAAGCGGAAGATCGCACGAAGTTGGTCAAACCAATGCGATCTTCTCGATCGGTACAAGGAGCATCGTTTCTGCGCTTCACAGGCACAGCAATACAAGTGGCTAGAGACGTTCTATCCTTATGCATTCGACCGGGTGAAGGACCACATCAAGAAGGGCAACTTCCAACCCATCGGAGGCAGTTGGGTCGAGCATGACACCAATCTTCCATCGGGAGAGTCACTCGTCAGGCAGTTTGTATACGGTCAACGCTACTTTGAATCACGATTCGGAGAGAGATGTCGCACATTCTGGCTTCCCGATACCTTTGGATACTCCTCGCAGCTCCCACAGCTCTGCAGACTTGCAGGCATGAACCGCTTCTTCACCCAAAAGCTTAGCTGGAACAACATCAACAACTTCCCGCACACCACATTCAACTGGGTCAGCCTGGACGGCAGCCAAGTCATCTGCCACATGGCTCCATCCGAGACGTACACTGCAGAGGCTCATTTTGGTGATGTCAAGAGATCCGTTACACAACACAAGAGCATGGACCAGGACCCTACCTCATTACTTGTCTTTGGAAAAGGTGACGGCGGAGGTGGTCCAACGTGGGGGCACATTGAGAAGCTTCGTCGTTGTCGCGGCATGAGCGACCAGGTTGGCAAACTCCCGCGTGTGCACATGGGCTGGAGTGTCGAGGACTTCTTTGATCGATTAGAGAAGAACGCTGCCAACGGCACCACCGAATTCGTGACTTGGTATGGCGAGTTGTACTTCGAACTGCACCGTGGCACTTATACCACCCAAGCGAACAATAAGCGCAACAACCGAACGAGTGAGATTATGCTACACGATATCGAGTATCTGGCAACTTTGGCGACGATTGGTGGCGATAAGGACTACAAGTACCCAAAGAAGGAGATTGACCTCATGTGGGAGAACGTGCTGCTGTGTCAGTTCCACGACTGCTTACCTGGCTCATCCATCGAGATGTGCTACGACGACTCAGACGAATGCTATGCTAAAGTGTTCGAGACTGGTAAGAAGGTACTGAAGGAGACATTGGACGCTCTTGGCTTTAAAGACTCCAACAGTGCTAAGCCTGTGGCGCTCAACACACTGGGCTGGAAGCGCCACGAAATCGTGATGCACCAGACAGTCTCCGGCTTGACGCACAGCGCCGAAGTTATCGGTCAGCCTGAGGCTGAGAGATCCGCCCCAGCAGACTTCTTGCAGGTCGCTTCTGTCAATGAGCTCGAGGATGGGTCACTCTTGCTCGAGAACTCGAAGCTCCAGGTGAAAGTTGCTGATGGTGTCATCACCTCACTTTACGACAAAGAAGCGCGTCGCGAGACCATACCCAAGGGTGGCAAGAGCAACCAACTTGTCATCTTCGACGACAAGCCACTATACTGGCAAGCCTGGGACGTTGAAGTCTTCCACCTCAACTCCCGCAAAGAGCTCAAGCCATCGCACGCAACGCAGATCACAGAGAACTCTCCCTTCCGTGTTGCCGTCTCAACGCTGACGAAGATCTCCGACAAGTCCTGGATCAAGACCACTGTTGCACTCTCAGCCATCACAGACGACAACCAGACGTCCTACGTCGAGACGGAGGCGGAAGTCGAATGGCACGAGACCATGAAATTCTTGAAGGTCGAGTTCCCAACCACTGTCAAGAACACTGAAGCCTCCTACGAAACACAATTCGGCATTGTCAAGAGACCTACTCACTACAACACTACCTGGGACATGGCTAAATTCGAAGTTTGCTGCCACAAGTGGGCTGACCTTTCTGAGAACGGTTACGGTATCAGTGTCCTGAACGACAGCAAGTACGGCTTCGCCACAGTCGGCAACCTCATGCGCCTCTCTCTGCTCCGAGCACCAAAAGCACCAGACGCACACGCCGATATGGGACGCCACAAGATCAAGTGGGCAATCCTCCCTCACGCCGGTCCCCTAAACGAGACCACTGTCCGCGCTGGCTTTAACTTCAACAACCCCATGCGCGTGCATCGCCACCCAGACCCATCGAGCATCAGCACTCTGCTCTCTGCCTTCAAGTTCACATCCGACAGCAACCCGAGTCTGATCCTTGACACCGTCAAGCGCGGCGAGGATGATGAGGACGCCAGTAATGGAGACATGCCGCCGAAGAAGGGTAGGCATGTCATCTTGCGAGTTTATGATAGTCTCGGTGGTACGAGCAGGGGCACGATCAACCTGGGCCCCGTCAAGGTTAGTAGGGCGTGGAAGACGAATTTGCTGGAGGATGAGGTGGAGGAGGTGCATTTAGGAGAGAAGGGGTTGGAGGTGGAGTTGAGAGCGTTTGAGGTTGCGACGTATAAGTTGAAGTTGGCTTAG
- a CDS encoding COBW domain-containing protein 1 — protein MDEDDDAPPLLVATYAASAADPDETTLSAKMEDVKLAKVPITIITGYLGAGKTTLLNYILTARHGKKIAVILNEFGNSSDVEKSLTVNQGDQQVEEWLELANGCICCSVKDQGVNAIESLMERQGSFDYILLETTGLAHPGNIAPIFWVDEGLGSTIYLDGIVTLVDAKNILKCLDEPVGDEAVHDDQEHEQHVGQLMSTAHLQVSHADVIVINKADIVSDDELAAVEDRLRSINALADFHVTDHSKVPELEGVVLDLHAYDNVSAEALETASKAKGHSHLDPTIGTMTLDLPVLSDKAMINLDGWLRSVLWEERLPRRDVANTAKGLATWEIHRIKGRIPLQNGGIKMLQGVREIFELTDGPPADAKNAAAEHQTGKMVLIGKHIGSEESKRIFQNSLETTLNAA, from the exons ATGGACGAAGATGACGATGCACCGCCTTTGCTCGTCGCTACATACGCTGCGAGCGCTGCTGATCCGGACGAGACCACCCTGAGCGCCAAAATGGAAGACGTCAAGCTTGCCAAAGTGCCAATCACCATCATCACAG GTTATCTGGGAGCTGGCAAGACTACTCTGCTGAATTACATCCTAACGGCTCGCCATGGCAAGAAGATAGCTGTCATCTTGAACG AGTTTGGAAATAGCAGCGACGTTGAGAAGTCCTTGACCGTGAACCAGGGTGACCAGCAGGTCGAAGAGTGGCTCGAGCTTGCCAATGGCTGCATCTGTTGCTCCGTGAAGGACCAAGGGGTCAATGCCATCGAATCTTTGATGGAGCGTCAGGGCTCATTCGACTACATCCTGCTTGAGACGACCGGCTTGGCACATCCTGGGAACATTGCACCGATTTTCTGGGTCGACGAAGGTCTGGGAAGTACCATCTATCTAGATGGGATCGTTACTCTCGTGGATGCCAAGAACATTTTGAAATGTTTGGACGAGCCCGTCGGCGACGAAGCAGTTCACGATGACCAGGAGCACGAGCAGCATGTTGGCCAACTCATGTCTACAGCACATCTGCAGGTATCACATGCAGATGTTATAGTGATCAACAAGGCAGACATCGTGTCGGATGACGAACTTGCCGCAGTGGAAGACCGCCTCCGGTCTATCAATGCACTGGCCGACTTCCATGTCACCGACCACAGCAAAGTACCGGAGCTGGAAGGCGTAGTGCTGGACCTCCACGCGTACGACAATGTTTCTGCTGAAGCGCTGGAGACTGCCAGCAAAGCCAAAGGACACAGTCATCTTGATCCGACCATTGGGACTATGACTCTTGACCTGCCTGTGTTGAGTGACAAAGCTATGATCAATCTGGATGGGTGGCTACGATCTGTTTTGTGGGAGGAGAGGTTACCTCGCCGGGACGTTGCGAACACCGCTAAAGGCCTTGCGACCTGGGAGATCCACAGAATCAAAGGTCGCATACCGCTGCAGAACGGTGGCATCAAGATGCTACAAGGAGTCAGGGAAATCTTTGAGCTCACCGACGGACCCCCTGCTGACGCAAAGAATGCGGCTGCAGAGCACCAGACAGGTAAGATGGTGCTGATCGGCAAGCACATtggaagcgaggagagcaAAAGGATATTCCAAAACAGCTTGGAGACGACTTTAAATGCGGCATGA